In a genomic window of Diadema setosum chromosome 3, eeDiaSeto1, whole genome shotgun sequence:
- the LOC140246551 gene encoding CD180 antigen-like → MLFLGKTRLAGFILMHVIIFIILKTVYAADRSMNCEINLDSRSATCVDMGLSSVPEYLPDNTENLSLGGNQITVLHNTSFFAYKQLRVLAINANNISFIESGTFLMLSFLHYLRLSDNPFLPALRGNMFASTNLTVILLDNTNLAYLSHDLFKAMISNSDFYFRWNALQNVNWTGCHNVSFEYISFLHNNLTEISEQSFVMDCTAGFLDLAYNPIRLVSPAIISSLKVKDLDMSGILLPERELRHLLEGVGSSSTITSLSIRSIGLTSIRPGLFSALHGKQLDWLNLGSNELKQLIPQGFENLTNVSELVLDSNRLEVIEPSYFSGMSSLQVLNLESNNISVINVDNSLWNANLITSFFLQHNSFERIGTHAFNGLKNLRVLDLSENDFNKLTSFSLSDLESLNILKLIGCSFTVKTIIEINAHTLTDFYLLAARGIPRRMISPGTLQRNTPLLQKIILAESYININYLWDFQKDISSFEGLLELRVLDLSFNDMSSAPPDFFRNLTSLRELYLDHCDLSVRPPPVDGLCSLQILSLSDNHLHYIPHNFLNDTVQLRDLSLASNFLVYLHSDIFRNVVNLTRLDLTLNRFVTLHFTTFEPILETLSVIGLALNPWNCNCSLQWLPKWVAEKSIDAEKSAGVICSGDGSFKSAAGKLLWDFDPVRECGPQFMIYLSAAGSAVCTILALVLIYHNRWKIRYVLFLCKIHFIGYREIIAQQQREHFQYDMYVAIHGEDEEWTDEIFRRGLEENLPEYDRLAIGDEALRLGMYYLDSVSLLVENSFKVIFLISADALKNHMFLLKFRLALDHVNELQMEKIVLVFLEDIPDANLPFLIRLFLSDNRAYLVWPRDPEGQAYFWEQLAKYMAVNRYCNPLVPP, encoded by the coding sequence ATGCTATTCCTTGGCAAGACGCGACTCGCCGGCTTCATTCTAATGCacgtcatcatcttcattatattgaaaacGGTGTACGCAGCAGATCGATCCATGAACTGTGAAATCAATCTTGACTCTCGGAGTGCGACCTGCGTTGACATGGGACTGTCATCGGTGCCGGAATATCTGCCTGACAACACCGAAAATCTTAGTTTGGGTGGAAACCAGATTACTGTCTTGCACAATACATCATTCTTTGCGTACAAGCAATTACGCGTGCTGGCCATTAACGCAAACAATATTTCGTTTATAGAGAGCGGCACGTTCTTGATGCTGTCATTTCTGCACTATCTACGTCTTTCGGACAACCCATTTCTTCCGGCGCTACGAGGGAACATGTTTGCAAGTACCAATCTTACGGTGATACTTCTCGATAATACTAACCTGGCATATTTGTCTCATGATCTCTTCAAAGCAATGATCTCAAACTCCGATTTTTACTTCCGTTGGAACGCTTTGCAGAACGTCAACTGGACGGGTTGCCACAACGTGTCCTTTGAATATATATCATTTCTACACAATAATTTGACAGAGATATCAGAACAGTCTTTTGTGATGGACTGCACCGCTGGTTTTCTTGATCTGGCCTACAACCCGATACGCCTCGTAAGCCCAGCCATCATTTCGTCCCTAAAAGTCAAAGACCTTGATATGAGCGGAATACTACTACCAGAGAGAGAGCTTCGTCATCTACTCGAGGGCGTAGGGTCGTCTTCAACAATAACTTCCCTTAGTATCAGAAGCATAGGTCTCACCTCCATACGACCTGGGCTATTCAGTGCTTTACATGGAAAACAACTTGACTGGTTAAACCTCGGCTCGAATGAACTGAAACAACTCATTCCACAAGGGTTCGAAAATTTGACTAATGTCTCTGAACTCGTGCTAGACTCCAACCGACTTGAAGTGATTGAACCTAGCTATTTTTCTGGTATGTCTTCGCTGCAAGTTCTAAACCTAGaatcaaacaatatttctgtcaTAAACGTGGACAATTCTCTTTGGAATGCAAATCTTATCACATCATTTTTTCTCCAGCATAATAGTTTTGAGCGAATAGGGACTCATGCTTTCAACGGTCTGAAGAATCTGCGCGTTTTGGATTTATCTGAAAACGACTTTAACAAACTTACAAGCTTTTCGCTTTCGGATCTAGAATCGTTGAATATTCTTAAATTGATTGGATGCTCCTTCACAGTTAAAACTATCATTGAAATAAACGCACACACGCTAACAGACTTTTACCTTCTTGCAGCCAGAGGAATCCCCCGAAGAATGATTTCCCCCGGAACACTTCAAAGAAACACACCTCTTTTACAAAAAATAATCCTTGCGGAATCTTACATAAACATTAACTATCTTTGGGATTTTCAAAAAGACATATCCTCCTTTGAAGGGTTGCTTGAATTACGTGTATTGGACCTTTCCTTTAACGACATGTCGAGTGCACCCcctgatttttttagaaacctgaCCAGCTTGAGAGAGTTATACCTAGATCATTGCGACTTGTCAGTAAGACCTCCGCCGGTTGATGGGCTTTGCAGTCTACAAATTCTCAGCCTAAGTGACAATCATTTACATTATATTCCCCACAATTTCCTAAATGATACAGTTCAACTGCGGGATCTATCATTAGCTAGTAATTTTCTAGTATACTTGCACAGCGATATATTTCGAAACGTTGTGAACCTAACTcgattagatctaacattaaaTCGTTTCGTTACGCTCCATTTCACAACATTCGAGCCTATACTAGAAACTCTCTCGGTAATTGGTTTAGCATTAAATCCCTGGAATTGCAACTGTTCCCTGCAATGGTTACCGAAATGGGTTGCTGAGAAGTCTATTGATGCTGAAAAAAGTGCTGGAGTCATATGTTCTGGTGACGGCTCGTTCAAATCTGCTGCAGGAAAACTCTTGTGGGATTTTGATCCAGTTAGAGAGTGTGGTCCACAGTTTATGATCTACCTCTCGGCGGCAGGCAGCGCTGTGTGTACTATATTAGCTCTTGTCCTGATATACCACAATCGCTGGAAAATCAGGTACGTGCTCTTTCTGTGCAAGATCCACTTTATTGGTTACCGGGAAATCATCGCCCAGCAGCAACGGGAACATTTCCAGTACGATATGTATGTTGCCATTCACGGTGAGGACGAGGAGTGGACGGATGAGATCTTCCGACGCGGTCTGGAAGAGAATCTTCCTGAATACGACCGACTTGCCATTGGCGATGAAGCGCTAAGGCTTGGGATGTACTACCTGGATTCTGTCAGCCTTCTTGTGGAGAATAGCTTCAAGGTGATTTTTCTCATCAGCGCCGATGCTCTCAAGAACCACATGTTCCTTCTCAAATTCCGACTCGCCCTGGATCACGTTAATGAGTTGCAGATGGAAAAGATCGTGCTCGTGTTTCTGGAAGACATCCCGGACGCCAACCTGCCATTTCTCATCCGTCTATTCCTTAGTGATAATCGGGCATATCTTGTGTGGCCGAGAGACCCTGAAGGGCAGGCCTACTTTTGGGAGCAGCTTGCAAAATACATGGCAGTCAACAGATATTGTAACCCACTTGTTCCCCCATAA